A stretch of the Porifericola rhodea genome encodes the following:
- a CDS encoding sugar phosphate isomerase/epimerase family protein, with translation MDKIGLHLSCVQNELIQHPQQTLDFIYELGIRHLALPDVSKLKRLYPVLKGMGFQVEVANFPSPYITENWQPYTAFGNAKPEGVESFDDMLAIAVKYNLRYLIFPEIFPQDRGDLQWYGTFADKLNLAGEKCQQAGIQLCYHHHAFEFQPMEDSSPMQELLKYLDSKLVKLEFDVFWASLAGVDLRGFMDKHAEFMALLQFGDLGKDIPQSYKGITLPPAAYQPLGKGKVDFNEILSSKAEVPLYLINLQKSQDVLDELRHSVNYLKSLG, from the coding sequence ATGGATAAGATCGGCCTACACCTCTCTTGCGTACAGAATGAGTTAATACAGCATCCTCAGCAGACTCTGGACTTTATTTATGAGCTGGGTATACGGCATTTAGCACTACCTGATGTGAGTAAACTCAAACGTTTATATCCTGTTCTGAAAGGTATGGGATTCCAGGTGGAAGTAGCTAATTTTCCTAGTCCATATATTACCGAAAACTGGCAACCCTATACCGCTTTTGGTAATGCTAAACCTGAAGGAGTAGAAAGTTTTGATGATATGCTGGCTATAGCCGTCAAGTACAATCTCAGGTACCTAATTTTTCCGGAAATATTTCCACAGGATAGGGGAGACTTACAATGGTACGGAACATTTGCTGACAAATTAAATCTGGCCGGGGAGAAATGTCAGCAGGCAGGTATACAGCTATGCTATCATCACCATGCCTTTGAGTTTCAGCCAATGGAAGACAGCTCTCCCATGCAGGAGCTTTTGAAGTATTTGGATAGTAAGCTGGTAAAACTAGAGTTTGACGTATTTTGGGCAAGCCTGGCTGGAGTAGATCTCCGCGGATTTATGGACAAGCATGCTGAATTTATGGCCTTACTTCAGTTTGGGGACCTGGGCAAAGATATACCCCAGTCTTATAAAGGAATTACCCTTCCCCCGGCGGCGTACCAACCATTAGGAAAAGGGAAGGTAGATTTCAACGAAATATTAAGCAGTAAGGCTGAAGTGCCCTTGTACCTGATAAATTTACAGAAAAGTCAGGATGTACTTGATGAACTTAGGCACAGTGTCAACTACCTTAAAAGCCTTGGCTAG
- the fabD gene encoding ACP S-malonyltransferase, whose product MKAYVFPGQGAQFTGMGKDLYENNVKAKEYFTRANDVLGFKITDVMFEGSEDELKQTKITQPAVFLHSVITALTSENFNPDAVAGHSLGEFSALVANGTLSFEDGLQLVLKRALAMQKACEINPSSMAAVLGLEDAIVEDVCRSIENEVVIPANYNSPGQIVISGTHKGLEIASEKLKEKGAKRVVPLAVGGAFHSPLMQPAHDELEEAINATDFKKPTCPVYQNVDAMPYQDVEEIKRNIVAQLTAPVRWAQSVANMINEGTDHFVECGPGKVLQGLIKKIDRSVSTEGL is encoded by the coding sequence ATGAAGGCATACGTTTTTCCCGGACAGGGGGCTCAATTCACAGGTATGGGCAAAGACCTCTACGAAAACAATGTAAAAGCAAAAGAATATTTTACCAGAGCTAATGATGTTCTGGGCTTTAAAATCACAGATGTGATGTTTGAAGGAAGCGAAGATGAGCTAAAACAAACTAAAATTACGCAGCCTGCTGTATTTTTACATTCAGTAATTACCGCGCTTACTTCTGAAAACTTTAATCCAGATGCTGTAGCAGGCCACTCACTGGGAGAATTTTCAGCTCTGGTAGCTAATGGTACACTTTCCTTTGAAGATGGACTGCAACTTGTATTAAAAAGAGCTTTGGCTATGCAAAAGGCCTGTGAGATTAACCCTTCTTCTATGGCTGCAGTTTTGGGTTTGGAAGACGCAATTGTAGAAGATGTGTGCCGCAGTATAGAGAACGAAGTAGTAATACCTGCTAACTACAATTCTCCAGGTCAGATTGTAATTTCTGGAACACATAAGGGCTTGGAGATAGCTTCTGAAAAACTAAAGGAAAAAGGCGCTAAGCGTGTAGTACCTCTAGCAGTGGGCGGAGCTTTTCATTCACCGCTTATGCAACCTGCGCATGATGAGCTTGAGGAGGCTATCAACGCTACAGATTTTAAAAAACCGACTTGCCCGGTATACCAGAATGTAGATGCTATGCCGTATCAGGATGTAGAAGAGATAAAAAGAAATATAGTAGCACAGCTTACCGCTCCCGTAAGATGGGCACAATCAGTTGCGAATATGATAAATGAAGGAACTGACCACTTTGTAGAGTGTGGCCCAGGGAAGGTATTGCAGGGACTGATCAAAAAAATAGACCGCTCAGTAAGCACTGAAGGTCTGTAA
- the treF gene encoding alpha,alpha-trehalase TreF, which yields MLLVCCSPTLSQAQQSPDELYGELFKEVQLSGIFPDSKTFPDCIPLHSPEAILQKYQAQKADTDFNLKEFVLANFQLPKSPSVNFETDTTNDVAEHINALWPVLTRQPSDELKGSLIILPESYIVPGGRFREIYYWDSYFTMLGLQQSEEYQLIRNMVDNFSFLIETLGFIPNGNRTYYTSRSQPPFYALMVRLLADIDGDSILNTYLPQLEKEYAFWMEGEGQLSTTEPAHKRVVMLEDGTILNRYWDERPEPRPESYKEDYELAESSERPAEELYRNLRAACESGWDFSSRWLKDGQSLGSIHTTDIIPVDLNSLIYHLEVTLADAYAQAGQKNKQLQMEEKASQRAEAIRKYCWSKKGRFYIDYDFVAQKNTDKFSLAAVYPLFVEIATQQEAVRVSRKLGKDFLQPGGLLTTLNNTGQQWDAPNGWAPLQWLAYRGLMNYGQDKLADKIAQRWRDNNIRVFQNTGKMVEKYNVKDITLEAGGGEYPVQDGFGWSNGVLLKIISEQGLP from the coding sequence TTGCTGCTTGTCTGTTGTAGTCCAACGCTTTCGCAGGCACAGCAGAGCCCAGATGAGCTATATGGTGAGCTTTTCAAAGAGGTTCAACTTTCCGGGATTTTTCCTGATTCCAAAACCTTTCCCGATTGTATTCCGCTGCATTCTCCAGAGGCCATTTTACAAAAATATCAAGCACAGAAAGCTGACACAGATTTTAATCTTAAAGAATTCGTACTGGCAAATTTTCAGCTTCCTAAAAGTCCATCGGTAAACTTTGAAACAGATACAACTAATGATGTAGCTGAACATATTAATGCACTATGGCCAGTACTTACCCGGCAGCCCTCGGATGAGCTCAAAGGCAGCCTGATTATTTTGCCAGAATCGTATATCGTACCTGGGGGAAGGTTTAGAGAGATTTATTATTGGGACAGTTACTTTACCATGCTGGGCTTACAGCAATCAGAAGAGTACCAGCTTATTCGGAATATGGTAGACAACTTTTCTTTTCTTATAGAGACGCTAGGCTTTATCCCCAACGGAAATCGCACCTATTATACCAGCCGCTCACAGCCCCCATTTTACGCTTTGATGGTACGACTACTCGCGGATATTGATGGCGACAGTATACTAAACACCTACTTACCACAGTTGGAAAAAGAGTATGCCTTCTGGATGGAGGGCGAAGGTCAACTAAGTACCACTGAGCCTGCACACAAACGGGTAGTTATGCTGGAAGATGGTACAATACTTAATCGCTACTGGGACGAAAGACCTGAGCCTCGTCCTGAGTCCTACAAAGAAGATTACGAATTAGCAGAATCTTCGGAGCGACCCGCTGAAGAGCTGTATAGAAACCTACGTGCCGCCTGCGAGTCGGGCTGGGATTTTAGCAGTCGCTGGCTAAAAGATGGACAGAGCCTGGGCAGTATACATACCACAGATATTATACCGGTAGACCTAAATAGTTTAATATATCATCTGGAAGTAACTTTGGCTGACGCATATGCTCAGGCTGGGCAGAAAAACAAACAGCTGCAAATGGAAGAAAAAGCCAGCCAACGTGCTGAAGCAATCAGAAAATACTGCTGGAGTAAGAAAGGTAGATTCTATATAGATTACGATTTTGTAGCTCAAAAAAATACAGATAAATTCTCTTTAGCAGCTGTATACCCCTTGTTTGTAGAAATAGCAACTCAGCAGGAAGCTGTACGTGTAAGCAGAAAACTTGGAAAAGATTTCTTACAGCCCGGTGGTTTGCTTACGACTTTAAACAACACAGGGCAGCAATGGGATGCACCCAACGGCTGGGCACCCTTACAGTGGCTGGCGTACCGTGGGTTAATGAACTACGGTCAGGATAAACTCGCAGATAAGATTGCGCAACGCTGGAGGGATAACAATATTCGGGTTTTTCAGAACACTGGCAAGATGGTAGAAAAATACAATGTAAAAGACATTACGCTGGAAGCGGGAGGCGGAGAATACCCTGTTCAGGATGGCTTTGGCTGGTCTAACGGTGTATTGCTTAAGATAATTTCTGAACAGGGCCTGCCCTAA
- a CDS encoding thiol-disulfide oxidoreductase DCC family protein, with the protein MNEINSKSDSEHYDIILFDGVCNLCNHAVHFIIDRDPKGRYRFASLQSEVGHDRLQKHGLPSNQMDSLVLIRNGQTYLKSTGALYIARHLSGLWPLSFAFIIIPSPLRNFLYDLLARYRYKIFGRSDSCRYPTNELKLRFLDY; encoded by the coding sequence ATGAACGAGATCAACTCTAAAAGCGATTCAGAGCATTACGATATTATTCTATTTGACGGCGTGTGTAACCTTTGTAACCACGCCGTTCATTTTATTATAGACCGTGATCCCAAAGGTCGTTATAGATTTGCTTCTCTACAGTCTGAGGTGGGACATGACCGATTACAAAAGCATGGGCTCCCAAGCAATCAAATGGACAGCCTGGTACTCATCCGAAATGGGCAAACGTATCTAAAAAGCACAGGGGCATTGTATATTGCCAGACACCTTTCTGGGCTCTGGCCATTAAGTTTTGCTTTTATTATCATACCCTCTCCTTTACGCAACTTTTTATACGATTTGCTTGCCAGATACAGATATAAGATATTTGGGAGATCGGATAGCTGTCGTTATCCTACTAACGAACTTAAATTAAGATTTTTAGACTATTAA
- a CDS encoding polyphosphate kinase 2 family protein: MFDLDRIIAHPHQQIELANYATNYTGTIKDKEESKSIRAANLEKLTELQDILYAFDKHAILIIFQAMDAAGKDSTIKHVMSGVNPQGCRVVSFKAPSSRELQHDFLWRTYRELPERGKIGIFNRSYYEEVLVTRVMPQYILKQGIPGIKTLKDITPSFWEERYRSINEMERHLYQNGTLILKFFLHLSKEEQKNRFMKRIERPDKHWKFDMSDIEARQNWDKYQEAYESAINHTSTNYAPWHIIPADHKWFMRTAVSQIIVDQLEKLNLQYPKVNKLQLENIEKARQVLDSEKN; this comes from the coding sequence ATGTTTGATTTAGATCGTATAATAGCACACCCCCACCAACAAATAGAGCTGGCAAATTATGCCACTAACTATACCGGAACAATCAAAGACAAAGAAGAGTCTAAAAGTATAAGAGCGGCAAACCTAGAAAAGTTGACAGAATTACAAGACATTCTTTATGCATTTGATAAACATGCCATCCTCATCATTTTTCAGGCTATGGATGCGGCAGGTAAAGACAGTACTATCAAGCATGTTATGTCTGGTGTCAACCCTCAAGGTTGTAGAGTTGTAAGCTTTAAAGCACCCAGCTCTCGTGAGTTGCAGCACGATTTTCTATGGAGAACGTATCGTGAATTACCTGAACGTGGAAAAATAGGAATCTTCAATCGCTCCTATTACGAAGAAGTATTGGTAACCCGAGTAATGCCTCAGTATATTTTAAAACAAGGGATACCCGGTATAAAAACTCTGAAAGACATCACTCCTTCTTTTTGGGAAGAAAGATACCGTTCCATCAACGAAATGGAGAGGCATCTATACCAAAACGGTACGCTTATTCTCAAATTCTTTCTTCACCTCTCTAAAGAAGAGCAGAAAAATCGTTTTATGAAACGCATAGAAAGACCTGACAAGCATTGGAAGTTTGATATGAGCGATATTGAAGCCCGGCAAAATTGGGATAAATACCAGGAAGCTTACGAGTCAGCTATCAACCATACGTCTACCAATTATGCACCCTGGCATATTATTCCTGCTGACCATAAGTGGTTTATGCGCACTGCGGTTAGCCAGATTATCGTAGATCAATTGGAAAAGCTAAATCTGCAATACCCAAAAGTGAACAAACTTCAGTTGGAAAACATAGAAAAAGCAAGACAAGTACTTGATTCAGAGAAAAACTAG
- a CDS encoding oxygenase MpaB family protein, with the protein MHKIKYYQNNFLDQARKRTDPLADAAIKSIFESGRAADFRNIIHSLDHNNYSLPNGLPLEVKDFFDQSRQLPQWADVQLIQKGQKFFRTHATSLSFMLALMSLPYDYAAADGAQVLWLSKRMRDDTGKRLLETGKYVFDVASPEGFSAKGSAIASAQKVRLIHATIRYHILKKRDWNVVWGMPINQEDMAGTNLSMSLIPVRGMRKLGIKVSKDESEAYIHLWNVASYVMGVEEKLLPDTSKEAFLLNKMITERHFKPSEAGRGLTNALLSYMHDTMDARLKTLAPQYMRFLLGEKVADILDIPYVSLPEGFILNPLKYWNQLRSLMNAHPDTYFDALHLFNSNVRKQEGAKVSMKIPTHLS; encoded by the coding sequence ATGCATAAAATTAAATACTATCAGAATAATTTTCTTGATCAGGCACGCAAACGTACTGACCCACTTGCTGATGCCGCAATAAAATCCATATTTGAATCAGGAAGAGCCGCCGACTTTCGTAATATTATCCATAGCCTTGATCATAACAATTACTCTCTGCCAAATGGATTACCTCTTGAGGTAAAAGACTTTTTTGACCAATCCAGACAGTTGCCCCAATGGGCCGATGTGCAACTCATCCAAAAGGGACAAAAGTTTTTTAGAACACATGCTACCTCTCTTTCATTTATGCTCGCATTAATGTCATTACCCTACGATTATGCTGCGGCAGACGGTGCTCAGGTATTGTGGCTTTCTAAACGTATGCGGGACGATACAGGTAAACGTTTGCTAGAAACGGGTAAGTATGTTTTTGATGTTGCCAGCCCCGAAGGATTCTCTGCAAAAGGATCGGCGATAGCCAGTGCACAAAAAGTCCGCTTAATCCATGCCACTATCCGCTATCATATATTAAAAAAGAGGGATTGGAATGTTGTCTGGGGAATGCCTATTAATCAGGAAGATATGGCGGGTACTAACCTTTCTATGTCCCTGATTCCAGTAAGGGGTATGAGAAAACTGGGTATCAAGGTAAGCAAAGACGAAAGTGAGGCTTATATTCATTTGTGGAATGTGGCCAGCTACGTTATGGGCGTGGAAGAAAAATTATTACCAGATACTTCAAAAGAAGCCTTTCTATTGAACAAAATGATTACAGAAAGGCATTTTAAACCCTCCGAAGCTGGTAGAGGGCTTACCAATGCACTCTTATCGTATATGCACGATACTATGGATGCAAGGCTAAAAACTTTAGCACCACAGTATATGCGTTTTTTGCTGGGAGAGAAAGTAGCAGACATTTTAGATATACCCTATGTATCTCTGCCTGAAGGGTTTATACTTAACCCTCTGAAATATTGGAACCAATTGCGCAGCCTAATGAATGCGCACCCAGACACTTACTTTGATGCTTTACATCTGTTTAATTCAAATGTTAGAAAGCAGGAAGGCGCAAAGGTGAGTATGAAAATACCGACACATCTTTCTTAA
- a CDS encoding gliding motility-associated C-terminal domain-containing protein, which yields MKHFLPKILAATLLIVAAIPAKATHIRAGEIIAELINCQSYTYRFRIIGYEDTGSDVEFGNGEIYFGHGDPVDLSTENDFFTREEIDNEKLIRVSEFVITHTFPGPGEYTISFREFNRNDEILNISNSVQTPFYIETTLVIDNFIACNSSPILLNPPVDGAVIGKQFLHNPGAYDPDGDSLSYKFVLPKQDVDEPVDGYTFPDEYDQTAGFNDNPIKQDGSSPTEITLDPVTGELVWDSPANAGEYNVAFIVEEWRLIDGEWVRLGYVTRDMQILVEDADNDPPELTIPLDTCIEAGSELLAEIIGTDPDNDQVVLTAFGGVFEQESSPAQFSPDPPVPQNSPATGTFRWQTNCNHVRDKPYQINFRAADYEPATGPSLADFKIWNVTVVAPAPTGLLAEAAPGRNVNLQWDNYSCTDQAEIIQIWRKTDSTTFEPENCQVGIPEGLGYELVAEVDANVVSFKDEDLNPGVNYCYRLVAVYPQPGGGKSYASTEACVEMLADAPVITHVTVDETGNDNGEITVSWRSPFEIDEALFPPPFTYEVVRVNPQNPDGAGEVISPRSTDTTFVDTGLNTLDDVYGYKIYLYDASENLIDSSAVAFSVRLEPTPLVGSVELKWSADVPWSLNSPEYAYHYIYRNKVDANDEERFVLIDSVNVTSGNYHYMDDGSFNGLPLSDEEEYCYYVVTQGSYGNDKINPPPLINLSQVACAQPNDTIPPCTPVALSIPDGSLESCEAFAAGQLDCGFQDYQNVLVWDENNDASCDDDVRSYNIYFSASGEDGTFEIIGSSNEGRFVHGPISSLAGCYRISAVDRSGNESELSEPICTDNCPYYELPNVFTPNGDGENDTFRPMDGSNGDFSRCPRFVESVSLRVINRWGKEVYTFQSGNENSIYIDWDGRSENGSLLPAGVYYYVAEVKFITLDPAKREQTIKGRVSIVYERDQL from the coding sequence TTGAAACACTTCTTACCAAAAATACTTGCAGCTACTTTATTAATTGTAGCCGCAATACCCGCTAAGGCTACACACATAAGAGCAGGCGAAATTATCGCTGAGTTGATCAATTGTCAGTCGTACACTTATCGTTTTAGAATTATTGGTTATGAGGATACTGGCTCTGATGTAGAATTTGGTAATGGTGAGATCTATTTCGGACATGGCGACCCCGTTGACTTAAGTACAGAGAACGACTTTTTTACGCGTGAAGAAATTGATAACGAAAAGCTTATACGAGTCAGTGAATTCGTGATTACCCATACCTTTCCGGGCCCTGGCGAATACACTATATCTTTTCGCGAATTCAACCGAAACGATGAAATTCTGAACATTTCCAATTCAGTACAAACACCATTTTATATAGAAACCACACTCGTCATTGACAATTTTATAGCATGTAATAGTTCACCTATATTATTAAACCCTCCGGTAGATGGAGCAGTCATTGGCAAACAATTCTTACATAACCCTGGCGCTTATGATCCCGATGGTGATAGCCTTTCGTACAAATTTGTGCTACCCAAACAAGATGTTGATGAGCCTGTAGATGGTTATACTTTCCCTGATGAATACGATCAGACTGCTGGCTTTAATGACAACCCAATCAAACAGGATGGTAGCAGTCCTACAGAAATTACACTTGATCCAGTTACCGGAGAATTGGTATGGGATTCTCCCGCTAACGCAGGAGAATATAATGTTGCTTTTATTGTTGAAGAATGGAGGTTAATTGACGGTGAGTGGGTACGGCTGGGTTATGTAACACGAGATATGCAGATTCTTGTGGAAGATGCTGACAACGATCCGCCTGAGCTTACCATTCCGCTGGATACCTGTATAGAAGCTGGCTCAGAATTACTGGCCGAAATTATAGGAACCGACCCTGACAATGATCAGGTTGTACTTACCGCTTTTGGGGGAGTATTTGAACAGGAAAGTTCTCCTGCACAATTTTCGCCTGATCCTCCAGTACCTCAAAACTCTCCGGCCACCGGTACATTCCGCTGGCAGACAAATTGTAATCACGTAAGAGATAAACCTTATCAGATTAATTTCCGTGCGGCAGATTATGAACCCGCTACCGGACCCTCACTGGCAGATTTTAAAATCTGGAACGTGACCGTAGTCGCCCCTGCACCCACAGGACTACTCGCTGAAGCAGCACCGGGCAGAAATGTAAACCTGCAATGGGATAATTACTCCTGCACCGATCAGGCTGAAATTATTCAGATCTGGAGGAAAACAGATAGCACTACCTTTGAACCAGAAAACTGCCAGGTAGGTATACCAGAAGGCTTAGGCTATGAACTCGTCGCAGAAGTGGATGCCAATGTAGTTTCATTCAAAGATGAAGATTTAAACCCAGGAGTTAACTATTGCTATCGCCTAGTAGCAGTTTACCCTCAGCCAGGAGGAGGCAAAAGCTACGCATCTACGGAAGCATGTGTAGAAATGCTGGCTGATGCCCCAGTCATTACGCATGTTACGGTAGACGAAACGGGAAACGACAATGGTGAGATTACCGTGAGCTGGCGTTCACCTTTTGAGATTGACGAAGCACTGTTTCCTCCACCATTTACGTATGAAGTCGTTCGTGTAAACCCACAGAACCCTGATGGAGCAGGTGAAGTAATCTCGCCTCGCAGTACAGATACTACTTTTGTAGATACCGGCTTAAACACTCTGGATGACGTATATGGCTATAAAATTTACCTCTATGATGCCAGCGAAAACCTGATTGACTCTTCTGCAGTAGCGTTTTCTGTACGCTTAGAGCCTACGCCACTGGTGGGTAGCGTAGAACTTAAATGGTCTGCTGATGTTCCCTGGTCATTGAATTCGCCCGAATATGCTTACCATTATATTTACAGAAATAAAGTAGATGCTAATGATGAAGAAAGATTTGTACTGATAGATAGTGTTAATGTAACTTCTGGTAACTATCACTATATGGATGATGGCAGCTTTAATGGGTTGCCTTTATCCGACGAAGAAGAATATTGTTACTATGTAGTTACGCAGGGTAGTTACGGAAACGATAAAATAAATCCTCCACCCTTAATTAACTTATCTCAGGTAGCTTGTGCCCAGCCTAATGATACCATTCCTCCATGTACACCAGTTGCTTTAAGTATTCCTGATGGTTCCCTTGAAAGTTGCGAAGCTTTTGCAGCAGGACAACTAGACTGTGGTTTCCAAGATTACCAGAATGTATTGGTTTGGGATGAAAACAACGATGCATCCTGTGATGATGATGTGCGCTCTTATAACATATATTTCTCCGCCAGCGGTGAAGATGGCACATTTGAAATAATAGGTTCGTCTAATGAAGGGCGCTTTGTACACGGCCCAATTTCTTCTCTGGCTGGCTGCTATCGTATTTCAGCAGTAGACCGTTCGGGCAATGAAAGTGAGCTCAGCGAACCAATTTGTACCGACAATTGCCCATATTATGAACTCCCTAACGTATTTACTCCTAATGGCGATGGAGAAAACGATACTTTCCGCCCTATGGATGGGTCTAATGGTGACTTCAGCAGATGCCCAAGGTTTGTAGAAAGTGTGTCGCTCAGAGTAATTAACCGCTGGGGTAAAGAGGTCTATACTTTTCAGTCTGGAAATGAAAATAGTATTTATATTGATTGGGATGGACGTTCAGAAAACGGCAGCCTCCTTCCGGCTGGCGTATACTATTATGTAGCAGAAGTGAAGTTTATTACCTTAGATCCCGCCAAACGAGAACAAACAATAAAGGGCAGAGTTAGTATTGTCTATGAACGAGATCAACTCTAA